The following proteins come from a genomic window of Methanobrevibacter sp. TMH8:
- the pdxS gene encoding pyridoxal 5'-phosphate synthase lyase subunit PdxS, translating into MKKGTDILKEGFAKMTKGGVIMDVVNAEEAVIAEDAGAVAVMALEKVPADIRASGGVARMADPNKVQEIVEAVSIPVMAKARIGHIAEAQILETLGVDMIDESEVLTPADEEYHINKKEFTIPFVCGARNLGEALRRIDEGAAMIRTKGEPGTGNIVEAVRHMRMVTSEIREIQGKNEEELRNFARVIEAPLPLVKEVAKIGKLPVVNFAAGGVATPADASLMMQLGSDGVFVGSGIFKSENPVEFAKAIVEATANYDKPEVLADVSRGLGEAMKGVEISEIAENERMQERGW; encoded by the coding sequence ATGAAAAAAGGGACTGATATTTTAAAAGAAGGTTTTGCAAAAATGACTAAAGGTGGAGTCATAATGGATGTTGTTAATGCTGAAGAAGCTGTAATTGCTGAAGATGCAGGGGCTGTAGCTGTCATGGCTCTTGAAAAAGTACCTGCTGATATTCGGGCTTCTGGTGGGGTAGCAAGAATGGCAGATCCAAATAAAGTTCAAGAAATTGTTGAAGCAGTTTCAATACCTGTTATGGCTAAAGCAAGAATTGGTCACATAGCTGAAGCTCAGATTTTAGAAACTCTTGGTGTAGATATGATAGATGAAAGTGAAGTACTTACACCAGCTGATGAAGAATATCATATTAATAAAAAAGAATTTACAATTCCATTTGTATGTGGTGCAAGAAATTTAGGAGAAGCTTTACGTAGAATTGATGAAGGTGCTGCTATGATTCGTACTAAAGGTGAACCTGGTACAGGAAATATTGTAGAAGCTGTTCGCCATATGAGGATGGTTACTTCTGAAATTCGTGAAATTCAAGGTAAAAATGAAGAAGAACTTAGAAATTTTGCAAGAGTTATAGAAGCTCCTTTACCACTTGTTAAAGAAGTAGCTAAAATTGGAAAATTACCTGTTGTAAATTTTGCAGCTGGAGGAGTAGCTACTCCTGCTGATGCTTCTTTGATGATGCAATTAGGTTCTGATGGAGTATTTGTTGGTTCTGGAATATTTAAATCTGAAAATCCAGTTGAATTTGCAAAAGCTATTGTTGAAGCAACTGCAAATTATGACAAACCAGAAGTTTTAGCTGATGTTTCAAGAGGTCTTGGTGAAGCTATGAAAGGAGTTGAAATTTCTGAAATAGCTGAAAATGAGCGTATGCAAGAAAGAGGTTGGTAA
- a CDS encoding Bro-N domain-containing protein, with translation MDNKNQIKIFKDQKIRSKWNNEEEEWYFSVIDVVGVLSQSKNPKNYWKVLKHRLKKEGSQVVTNCNHLKMLAPDGKYYKTDVANTEQILRIIQSIPSPNAEPFKRWLAKIGKEHLDEIADPQLAIERAISNYRKKGYSEEWITQRLKTIELRKELTAEWDRAGVEEGLEYAILTDEITKAWSGMTTNQYKQFKDIKKENLRDNMSDVELVLNMLAEVSTTQISKSTNPEGFEESKKIANEGGTVAGNARKDLETRTGESVLTRDNANNPKLLDKNKKIQ, from the coding sequence ATGGACAACAAAAACCAGATAAAAATATTTAAAGATCAAAAAATAAGATCAAAATGGAACAATGAAGAAGAAGAATGGTATTTTTCAGTGATAGATGTTGTAGGAGTTCTTAGTCAGAGTAAAAATCCTAAAAATTATTGGAAAGTGTTAAAACATCGACTTAAAAAAGAAGGAAGTCAGGTGGTTACAAATTGTAACCACCTGAAAATGCTTGCTCCTGATGGCAAATATTACAAAACAGATGTAGCTAACACAGAACAAATATTGAGAATCATTCAATCAATACCATCCCCAAATGCAGAACCTTTCAAAAGATGGTTAGCAAAAATAGGTAAAGAGCATCTGGATGAAATAGCTGACCCCCAATTAGCTATTGAAAGAGCTATAAGTAATTATCGTAAGAAAGGATATAGTGAAGAATGGATTACTCAACGATTAAAAACAATAGAATTGCGAAAAGAACTAACAGCTGAATGGGATAGGGCAGGAGTTGAAGAAGGTCTAGAGTATGCCATATTAACTGACGAAATAACTAAAGCATGGTCTGGAATGACAACAAATCAATATAAACAGTTTAAAGATATTAAAAAAGAAAACCTTAGAGATAACATGAGCGATGTTGAATTAGTATTAAATATGTTAGCTGAGGTTTCCACTACTCAAATATCTAAGTCTACAAACCCTGAGGGCTTTGAAGAAAGTAAAAAAATAGCTAATGAAGGTGGAACAGTTGCAGGTAATGCTAGAAAAGACTTGGAAACAAGAACTGGTGA